Below is a window of candidate division WOR-3 bacterium DNA.
AGTCTGAAATAATTTCATTCTTTTTAATTTTTCTGAATTCATTTATTGCATCTCTGTATCTTTTATCTGTGTAAAATTTCAAGGCATTAAAAAGAAATTCCCTTTCCTCTTTAATTTGTGTTTTTCTCAAAATTATCTCTTCTATTTCTTTTAATTTATGACCAAGAATTTCAGGTTTTTCAAGAGTTTCGTAAGAGTTTTTAATAACAGAATAAGCATCAAGATAATTAGAAGCAGTAAGATTTTTATCATATTCTGATATAGCAAGCTCAATCTTGTTCTTTAAAAGATTACCTTTTATTTCAACAAAATAGTTATATGAATTTTTAAATGTTTTATCTATATAAATTATCTCCATAAAAAACTTATAGGAACTTATAAAATTTTTATTTTCATACTCTTTAACAGCTTTTAAATAAAGTGAATCAAGATTAAAGGGATAAAGGGGTTTAACTTCTTTAACAACAATTTTTTCTGGTTCCGGCTTTGGTTCAATGATAGGTTCTTTCTTCTTCTCGGGAAATTTTATCTTTAAAGGTTTAAAATTCATTCCAAAGCTTAATCTATGGATATTACCAAAATCTCCATAGGGTTCAAAAGCATAATCAAAATTAAAACCAGAATATTTTAGTCCAAAACCAAAAGTTAAACCAGCTAAAGAATAGGCATCTTTATAGCCTGTTTTATAACCCATTCTCAAAAAAAGTATATCTTTTATGAGATATTCAAACCCTGTATGAAACTCGGTGTTTTCTTTTAATATTTTAAAAACTTCAAGGGCAAATTTTAAATCTTTAAAATAAAAACCAGCTCCAAGTCTTAAAGATGAAGGTAATTCATAATTTTCAGATTTCAATTTCAATTTACTTCCAAAATTAGATAAAACACCTCCAATTTCAAAGAAAGATATTTCAGGTTTATATACAAAACCAAAATCAAAAGCAAAAGAAGAAGAACTGAAAGTATCTATTTTTTCATACACATTTTTTATTGTCAGACCTAAACTTAAATTTCTATATAAAAAGGAAGCAATTGAAAAATTTGTATTCAAAAAAGATGCCCCGAAGAGAGAAAAAGTTTCTGAAGGTCCAGTTCTCCCTTCCAGTTCTGAAACAAAAAAACCATAAAAATTTAAACCAGTATGAATTTTGCCAAAAGGATGCGATAAACTGAAAGATTCCAATCTCATATCAAGGAGATAATTGCAATGGGAAGCCATAAAATTACCCATATCCTGCATAGAAAGTAGAGCAGGATTGAAATATGTTGCATTTGCGTCTCTCACAAAAACAGAGCCGATTGAACCCATTGAAATTTCTCTTGCACCTATTCCAAGGGTTAAAAATTTAGCACCAACTAAAAAAAATAAAAAATTAACAAAAATTCCCATAATTTACCTCACTATTGCAAATTTCTTCAAAACTGTTTTACTTTCTTTTGTATCAATTGCATCTGCCTTTAATCTGAAAATATAAACTCCTGGAGCAAGATTTCTAAGATTTAATTTTATAGCATTTGAATTTATCGTATGAGGCTTAACACCTCCTTTGAAAATACCAGAGGACTCCATAATTTTCTTACCTCTTATATCAAAAATTTCAACTTGAACCCTTGCATTCTGATTTATATAAAAGTGAAAATTACCTTCAGAATTGACAGGGTTCGGCCATACATAAACCATATTCTCAGGTAAAAACTCACCCTTAGCCTGAATTAATACTGTATCCTCAATTTTCTTTAAAGTTCCATAATCCTTATAATGTGCAACAATCCTTGCAATTCCAATATCCGCACCTTCAGTAATTATTTTACCCCTATATAAATTATTACTAATTTCAAAAAGTGGAAACTCCATTTTTAAACTACCTCTGGAAGTTATGAGACTACAAACAGGTGACTCTCCAAAAGAAATATTTGCAGAAACTTCAACCTTTAAACTGTCTCCAATGTAAACAATATCAGGTGAATGGCTAAGATTTGCCACCATGGGAACATAAAAAATAACCCTAAAAAGCGGGCTCTCACCTTTTTTTCTATCAGCCGCATGCCCTGTATCAAAATCATTATCATGGGCATAAACTTTATAAACAATTTCACCTGAATCCTGACCTGGTATCTGAATAAGAGTCTTAAAAGTATCACCAGAAATTCTGTCTAATTGTAACTCATTAAAAGTATTATTAATTTCACCATCACTGTCCCAGAGGAGATACACTCCCTGACCTAAAGAACCTGTGTTATCATCATAAACTCCTGAAGGATCCTGAATTATCCCCTTTATATAAAAGTTAGTATTGGGATTAATATATCCTTGTGTAAATCCAATAAAAGAAGGGGGCAAGGTATCATCATCAGGTGATATAACAAACTTTATTGTATCGTATTTACCAAAATTGTTATTTATGTCTTTCGCATGAACAAAAATGTAATGGGTTTCACCTGCCTTGAAATTTAAAGGAACTAAATCAATTTTCTTATAAACTTCTTCAAAATTTTCATCATAATTCCCATCAGAAGGTTCAAGGGGAATTCCAGACCCACTTTGACCTATTGAATCAATGAAAAACTCAGCATAAGTTATAATTGAATTACCTCTTCCTGTATCCGAAACTATAACATTTATATCAAGATAATTGAAAGGCTCTGGGGAAAGTGGATTTATGGAAGCAATTGAAACAGGACCTTCTGTGTCAGGCCTTAATTCTGTTATAAAGAAGAAATTTCTCTGTCCCGTCAATCTATTTCCTGCAACATCGGTTATATTCTGAGAAACACTGACAAAAACTGTTTCCTGAGAAGAAAAACCAGTATGAGGGTCAAGAGTTATAACAAAATTGATAGAATCATAAGTTAAATTAAAAGTATGAAAACCACTTATTTTACCTCTTATTTCAAAGTTTGAATCTGTAACAGTTCTTCTATTTAATTTTTCTGAAAAACTTAATTTTATATTAGTATTATATGGAACATTAAAGGAACCGTGAGATGGAATTATTGAAGTAATTGTTGGAGCTACAAGGTCAAAAATTACAGAATCCTCCGGAATTGAAGTCTGAACTTCCACATTACCTGCTGAATCCTTTGAAACTACTTCAAAAAAGTATTTGTGACCATGCTGACCGATAAAAATATAAGAAAGGGAATTTATATCACCTATTAGTAAATTCCACTGACCTTCTCCATCCTTGTAATAAACATCATATCCCTTTATTCCTGATCCTCCAAAATCCTCACCAGAAGTCCAAGTAACAGTAAGAGTATCATTTATAGAGTATAAAGGTGTACTTGCGGTGGCTCCCTGCGGTGGAATGGGATCATATCTTAAAAGAACAGAATCACTATTGTGATAATCAAGATTCCCTAAACCATTAACAAGCCACATATAAAGTTTAACACCACCCTGAACTTTTGTATATACTGTGTCAGGAGGATTACCCCTTAAAGAACCTGTGGTATCATAATTACTCTGTGGTCTTGAACCTAATTTGTAGAGAGCCTTTACGATACCTGTTGGATCATAAGGATTTTGCCAGGTTAAAACAAAAACTGTATCCCTTGTCCATGGTGAAGGATTTGAACCATTTGCAAGAATATTTTGAGGCGGAAGAGGAACTACATTCCCCACATAAATAGAATCTTCGGCAATACCAAATAAAATTTCCTTATTACCTGCACTGTCAACAGAAATAACTTCAAAGTAATAAAAAGTATCATAAAGTGATGCCTGAAAATTTATAAAAGTATCAACTATACTGTCAGCATATAAACTCCATGTTGAATTCTTTACTCTATAGTAAAGTTCATAATGCATTATACCCGACAAATTATCAGAACCCTTTGTCCATTTAACAGGGAAAATTGCCTGATTTGTAGATGACTCTATAATATTACAGTTTGCATTTAAAGGTTTTGTTTTATCATATCTTAGATTACAGGAAGATGAATTGTTGTGAGAAATATTACCAAGAGAATCACTTAGCCAGAGGTATAAAGGAATTATACCTTCCTGATCTACACTCAAAGTATCCGGACTTCTATGAAAACTTCCTGTAGTGTCATAAGGATTAAAAGGAGGTGAATTTAACTTATAGAATCTATTTCTTATACCTGATATATCATAAGGCTCAGTCCATGTTATAATAAATCTATTAATGTTTGTCCAGGGGGAAGGATTTGAGCCATTAGCAAGTAAATTTATAGGTGGTGATGGTGCTTTAAAATCAACAAATATTGAATCCTCTGCAAACCCTGTTAAAATTTCCTTATTACCTGCGCTATCAACAGAAATAACTTCAAAGTAATAAAAAGTATCAGTAATTGAAAAATTGAAACTTATAAAGGTATCAGGTATATTTGATTGATAGAGATTCCATGTTCCACCTTTAACTTTGTAATAGAGTTCATAAAATTTTATACCTGATAGATTATCAGAGCCCCTTGACCAGTTTATAATATAATTAATTTGATTCGTAGATTTTTCAGGAATCTTAACTGATGAATTCAATGGTCTTGTTATATCATATCTCAATTTAACATTTCCACTATTATTATGATTAACATTTGAAGCAGAATCCTCAAACCAAAGATAAAGATCTATTATACCCTCTGAAGATATAGTGACAGTATCAGGACTTTTATGAAATGTTCCTGTTGTATCAAAAGAAGAATTTGGCGGAGAACCGAGTTTAAAAAGCCTTTTTCTTATTCCTGAAAAATCACTTGGTTCAACCCATGTTATAATAAATTGAGGGTTATTTGTCCAGGGTGAAGGTGAAGAACCATTTGCATAAAGATTTTGAGGAGCAGAAGGAGGAGTTAAATCAAAAGATAAAGTATCCTCAGGGAGAAATGAACTAACTTCTTCATTATAGGCACTATCGAGAGAGGTAACCTCAAAAAAGTATGTGTGTCCGTCCAATCCGGTGAAAATTTCCTGTGTGTCAGGGTGATTAGAAAGCCATAAAATCCAAGGTCCATTTCCATCTCTGTAATAAACATTATAACCCATAATACCTGAAGGTGGATTTCCCAAATCACTTCCTTTTGTCCATGAGATGGTATAGGTGGATGTATTTGAAAATTTTATGCTTATTTTTGTTTTAGCATTTATAGGTTTAGAAATATCATATCTCAAATAAACAACAGAGTAATTGTTATAATTTAAATTACCTGCATTATCCTGAAGCCATAAATAGAGAGGAACAATACCTTCTGTATTAATTTGAACTGTATCAGGAGAATTAGATTTCAATGTCCCTGTTGTATCAAAATTAGAAGTGGGTGGTAAATAAAGTTTATATAGGGCTCTTTTTATTCCACTTTCATCTTGAGGATTTACCCAGTTTAATTCAAATATTCCTGTATTATTCCAGGGTGAAGGGTTATCACCATTTGCTGTTAAATTTAAGGGGGCTGAGGGAGGGTCCACATCTCTGAGTTCTGCAATTTTAAGATCCTGATTTGTAGCATCATAATAACTTATAACTGGTGTTCCATAAGTAGTGAGAGCAAGAGATGAAGATATACCCAAATCACCTGTTGCATCTATTGTTAATACATTAAAGGTATTATAATTAGGATAATCGGAGGAATAAGCAACTTTAAGGTCCCCATTATCCCCATTATAATAACTTATCCAAACATTTCTACTTGTTTTATCATATTTTATTGATGTCCATCTTCCATTAAGAGAACCCCCGCCTGGTAGATCAATCCCCCTTGACTGCCAAGTATTTCCATTAAAAAAATGTAAATAAAGACCTTCTGACCCTGGACCTCCATATTTTCTATGAGAAATAAAAGGATAATGATTATTATCAAGAGAAATAGAGGTAAAACTACCATACTGATTATTTACAATGGTTTGAATCTGCCAGTTTCCATAATTACCTGTTGCATATTTCAAAGCATTATTTGTCTGGTCATTATAACTTATATGAACTTTTCCATTTTCATCTACAATAATCGAGGTATATCTTCCTACATTAGCTGAATTATCAACTGTCTCTATAATCCATGAGGAAGTAGGTTTATAGGCATACTTAAGAGCAGTATTTGTATTATCAAAATAACTTATATGGGGAACCCCATTTTGATCTACATAAATAGAAGTAAACTGCCCCACATTTCCTATATTATCAACTGTTTCTATAACCCAGAATAATCCGTTATAATAAGCATACTTTAAGTCTCCATTACTTACATCATAATAAGAAATATGAGGTCTATTATTTAAATCAAGGGAAATTGAAGTCCATTTTCCTACATCTGAGAATAATCCATCAACTGTTTCAATTTTCCAAATTAAACCATCATAATAAGCAAATTTTAAATCCCCGTTTGTAGAATCATAATAAGAGATATAGTATCTATTTTGATTATCAATTTGAATTGATGTATATTTCCCTACATTTCCTGCAGCATCTACCACCTGAGTTTGCCAAGTTAAACTATTTAGAGAACTAAATAATAGAATATATAAAAAAATTTTATATATTCTGTCCATAGTTTAGCCTCTTACTTAATTCTTTATAATTATAAAATAAAAAAAATTTTTTGTCAAGTAATTTGTAAAATTTAAATACAATAAAATAAAATAATTTTATTGGTTCTAATCCTTGTAAAATATAATTTTTAAAAATGAATTTAGGACAAATACTTGAAGAAATTGTTTTAAGAGTTGAAGGAGCAATTTATGCCTCCTGTGTTGGAAGTGATGGAATAGCTCTTTCACAGCATATTAAGGAAGCTCAATTTGATCCAGCTGTTGCTGATGCTGAAATCGCCAATATAATAGGTGTTGTCTCAAGAGCTGTAGATAGTATTGAAGGCGGAGAATTAAATGAAATATTATTTACAACCAAAAAATACACAGTTCTTGTTAGACCTGTCAATAATGAAGTTTACTTTCTTCTTGTTCTTTCAGGAACAATTCAAAATCTTGGATTAGCAAGGATTGAAGCAAAAAAAACTTTATCCAAAATAAAAGAAATACTGGGTTAAAAGTAATTTTTTATAAAAAAATGAACCTTAGTTGAATGTAAATTCTCTTTATAGGGTATAGCAAAAGAAATTTTAAAATATGTGTTAAATTCTAAACCTATAAATCCAAATCCATAACCTATTTTATTTATGTATTCTTCTGAAATTAACTTCATTTTTGAGTAGTCATAAAAGATAAACAAAGAAAAATTTTTAAAATTAATATAATTTTCTAAAACTAATGTAAAAAATAATTT
It encodes the following:
- a CDS encoding PorV/PorQ family protein; amino-acid sequence: MGIFVNFLFFLVGAKFLTLGIGAREISMGSIGSVFVRDANATYFNPALLSMQDMGNFMASHCNYLLDMRLESFSLSHPFGKIHTGLNFYGFFVSELEGRTGPSETFSLFGASFLNTNFSIASFLYRNLSLGLTIKNVYEKIDTFSSSSFAFDFGFVYKPEISFFEIGGVLSNFGSKLKLKSENYELPSSLRLGAGFYFKDLKFALEVFKILKENTEFHTGFEYLIKDILFLRMGYKTGYKDAYSLAGLTFGFGLKYSGFNFDYAFEPYGDFGNIHRLSFGMNFKPLKIKFPEKKKEPIIEPKPEPEKIVVKEVKPLYPFNLDSLYLKAVKEYENKNFISSYKFFMEIIYIDKTFKNSYNYFVEIKGNLLKNKIELAISEYDKNLTASNYLDAYSVIKNSYETLEKPEILGHKLKEIEEIILRKTQIKEEREFLFNALKFYTDKRYRDAINEFRKIKKNEIISDWIKKCEEKRERKIKSLERDLDFYIKNENYEKAYDAIQELENEGYISSQLMVTKTRIENKLKEKSKILYEQAINMEKNKKLVEALLLVSKSVKTYPLEESKLLESRIIENFKGNFKLYEELMIYSIKLFHQGNNEDALILWEKAENINPSDERISYVKIFRNL
- a CDS encoding Ig-like domain-containing protein, giving the protein MDRIYKIFLYILLFSSLNSLTWQTQVVDAAGNVGKYTSIQIDNQNRYYISYYDSTNGDLKFAYYDGLIWKIETVDGLFSDVGKWTSISLDLNNRPHISYYDVSNGDLKYAYYNGLFWVIETVDNIGNVGQFTSIYVDQNGVPHISYFDNTNTALKYAYKPTSSWIIETVDNSANVGRYTSIIVDENGKVHISYNDQTNNALKYATGNYGNWQIQTIVNNQYGSFTSISLDNNHYPFISHRKYGGPGSEGLYLHFFNGNTWQSRGIDLPGGGSLNGRWTSIKYDKTSRNVWISYYNGDNGDLKVAYSSDYPNYNTFNVLTIDATGDLGISSSLALTTYGTPVISYYDATNQDLKIAELRDVDPPSAPLNLTANGDNPSPWNNTGIFELNWVNPQDESGIKRALYKLYLPPTSNFDTTGTLKSNSPDTVQINTEGIVPLYLWLQDNAGNLNYNNYSVVYLRYDISKPINAKTKISIKFSNTSTYTISWTKGSDLGNPPSGIMGYNVYYRDGNGPWILWLSNHPDTQEIFTGLDGHTYFFEVTSLDSAYNEEVSSFLPEDTLSFDLTPPSAPQNLYANGSSPSPWTNNPQFIITWVEPSDFSGIRKRLFKLGSPPNSSFDTTGTFHKSPDTVTISSEGIIDLYLWFEDSASNVNHNNSGNVKLRYDITRPLNSSVKIPEKSTNQINYIINWSRGSDNLSGIKFYELYYKVKGGTWNLYQSNIPDTFISFNFSITDTFYYFEVISVDSAGNKEILTGFAEDSIFVDFKAPSPPINLLANGSNPSPWTNINRFIITWTEPYDISGIRNRFYKLNSPPFNPYDTTGSFHRSPDTLSVDQEGIIPLYLWLSDSLGNISHNNSSSCNLRYDKTKPLNANCNIIESSTNQAIFPVKWTKGSDNLSGIMHYELYYRVKNSTWSLYADSIVDTFINFQASLYDTFYYFEVISVDSAGNKEILFGIAEDSIYVGNVVPLPPQNILANGSNPSPWTRDTVFVLTWQNPYDPTGIVKALYKLGSRPQSNYDTTGSLRGNPPDTVYTKVQGGVKLYMWLVNGLGNLDYHNSDSVLLRYDPIPPQGATASTPLYSINDTLTVTWTSGEDFGGSGIKGYDVYYKDGEGQWNLLIGDINSLSYIFIGQHGHKYFFEVVSKDSAGNVEVQTSIPEDSVIFDLVAPTITSIIPSHGSFNVPYNTNIKLSFSEKLNRRTVTDSNFEIRGKISGFHTFNLTYDSINFVITLDPHTGFSSQETVFVSVSQNITDVAGNRLTGQRNFFFITELRPDTEGPVSIASINPLSPEPFNYLDINVIVSDTGRGNSIITYAEFFIDSIGQSGSGIPLEPSDGNYDENFEEVYKKIDLVPLNFKAGETHYIFVHAKDINNNFGKYDTIKFVISPDDDTLPPSFIGFTQGYINPNTNFYIKGIIQDPSGVYDDNTGSLGQGVYLLWDSDGEINNTFNELQLDRISGDTFKTLIQIPGQDSGEIVYKVYAHDNDFDTGHAADRKKGESPLFRVIFYVPMVANLSHSPDIVYIGDSLKVEVSANISFGESPVCSLITSRGSLKMEFPLFEISNNLYRGKIITEGADIGIARIVAHYKDYGTLKKIEDTVLIQAKGEFLPENMVYVWPNPVNSEGNFHFYINQNARVQVEIFDIRGKKIMESSGIFKGGVKPHTINSNAIKLNLRNLAPGVYIFRLKADAIDTKESKTVLKKFAIVR